A stretch of Cicer arietinum cultivar CDC Frontier isolate Library 1 chromosome 5, Cicar.CDCFrontier_v2.0, whole genome shotgun sequence DNA encodes these proteins:
- the LOC101502251 gene encoding uncharacterized protein, which yields MASASVATALPLRSATQNSLKRPSSESFFRPLPVKQPKRVTHSKSKLEIHASLKQKAVTGLTAASLTASMVIPEVAHAAGSDLSPSLQNFLLSIFAGGAVLTAIFGAVFGVANFDPVKRA from the coding sequence atggctTCTGCTTCTGTTGCAACGGCTTTACCCCTGAGGTCTGCTACACAGAACAGTCTGAAAAGGCCATCATCTGAATCATTTTTCAGGCCGTTACCAGTAAAACAACCAAAGAGGGTCACACATTCAAAATCCAAGCTTGAAATTCATGCATCTTTGAAACAGAAGGCAGTGACAGGACTTACAGCAGCATCCTTGACAGCTTCCATGGTTATACCGGAGGTGGCTCATGCAGCTGGATCTGATCTCTCACCATCTCTTCAGAACTTTCTACTAAGCATTTTTGCTGGTGGAGCTGTGCTAACAGCTATATTTGGAGCTGTTTTTGGAGTAGCCAACTTTGATCCGGTTAAAAGAGCTTAA